Proteins from a genomic interval of Panthera uncia isolate 11264 chromosome C1 unlocalized genomic scaffold, Puncia_PCG_1.0 HiC_scaffold_4, whole genome shotgun sequence:
- the CD53 gene encoding leukocyte surface antigen CD53, which yields MGMSGLKLLKYVLFFFNLLFWFCGCCILGFGIYLLIHNNLWLLPFLPLGNVLVIVGSIIMVVAFLGCMGSIKENKCLLMSFFILLLIILLAEVTLAILLFVYEQKLNKYVSESLTTSIQKYRSDNSTREMWDSIQSLLQCCGVNGTSDWNGHPPASCPQGPQVQGCYAKAKQWFHSNFLHVGIITICVCVIQVLGMSFALTLNCQIDKTSQALGL from the exons ATGGGCATGAGTGGCTTGAAATTGCTGAAGTACGTTCTGTTTTTCTTCAACTTGCTCTTTTGG ttttgtggCTGCTGCATTTTGGGCTTTGGGATCTATCTCTTGATCCACAACAACCTCTGGttgctccccttcctcccactggGCAATGTGCTTGTCATCGTGGGCTCCATTATCATGGTGGTTGCCTTCCTGGGATGCATGGGCTCCATCAAGGAGAACAAGTGCCTGCTTATGTCG TTCTTTATCCTGCTGCTGATTATCCTCCTTGCGGAGGTGACCTTGGCCATCCTGCTCTTCGTGTATGAACAGAAG CTGAATAAGTATGTGTCTGAGAGCCTGACTACCAGCATCCAGAAATACCGCTCGGACAACAGCACCAGGGAGATGTGGGATTCCATCCAGTCATTG CTGCAATGTTGTGGTGTCAATGGAACAAGTGATTGGAACGGTCACCCACCAGCATCTTGCCCCCAAGGTCCACAAGTTCAG gGTTGCTACGCAAAAGCAAAACAGTGGTTTCATTCCAATTTCCTGCATGTTGGAATCATCACTATCTGTGTATGTGTGATCCAG GTGTTGGGGATGTCCTTTGCGCTGACCTTGAACTGCCAGATTGATAAAACCAGCCAGGCCCTAGGGTTGTGA